The following proteins are encoded in a genomic region of Ignavibacteriota bacterium:
- a CDS encoding VWA domain-containing protein: protein MLFLVALCLLACSAVSFAQPVLSLRGLGLNWPSIRIDFSVKCKGVWTHAFDKTRFRVFEDSVDMGEFELRCPDGTARCGVVAALVLDASGSMGGEKNMYARIAAGNFIENMDGVQDRAAVIWFQSRDTLVQPLTSDKLLLKAAVDSLPAAGTTAVWDATWKAITELVNNGSGYDTCGAVIVLTDGNDNASVRTLGEVAAYAVSRRMRVITVGIGADVNDVALNYLATATGGVFHHVQNADQLPGVYEDIFMDVAGIEACEIVYRSACADGTLRTVELRIENFCGGSDRKTWTFRAPVDGAPAIPIEVQPRGGTVKEGDTLVVPVDLLTPLAQAPFPVSEVTIRYDTTLLRYVGIASREGCLLKNAELVSTTLGDAVIVNTRKKVMVEGSGTMFRLAFVGREQDQTRCAPLSVNAWTFTAGCLAARTGSAEICVETKRPSVRCTIDAPAVLVWDASLRRYSPDTVTLVAHYTNTGEKVLRSARFLLEAAPDAFEILSPASLTQMLPGGDLAVGDTATIRWLVRALPRASLDSLALCVRGQFGNHPDIVCCTRVIVPDADAGIRCSVSAPVLVADTVRRRYDPTPTSVVVTVRNEGGRDTDTIRVVLELPASITPYTTVDHPVGLLTPPVLRRGESGVFIMRARIAAEPRGATLRFFSRAIQGRDTSVCATNLDVPPLHAPKLFPSCEVPLALPVDSMRGVYMSDTFDVTLSLVNPGDRTATRIVALLLPPPGVVLADAAQTLRRNAVPASLTPRSTGGGEARITWRVAYTRRPTDTTALQFGWMVWGEDAYGAPTDTAYTSCSTIAPPLPERLRCTLASSVTDFVMDSGTVSIDPAQFLLTARLANGTAQPLRDVRVTVRPTAAGGSDPFEADPAAGDTSATRTIPILFPGESRECVWNLRTRSSFLSPAATSVEYTLDISVDGQVSDFGKCATQIVIRGSDGRAPQLSCSLTVPDTVRYDDTGYVPLPIPVQVRLRNTGGAIARSTHVYLLQGALFTAASPADIAVGDLPGGSEMDSTLSPRFLLVPQAVDTPTIDTVRVLVVSPDAAPAYCSAVLVVQRRRVPRLQLVCAVSPDTARTGRGTAGSGPDTVRVTATLVNTGDAPAYDCRLTASAGGHLLPLDAVSPRQTPMLLPNARVTFTWFFAPLDGEGIVTDTIRIGAIARDLPATHTTDDWCTAAVTLERGVASVLKLACSAPDTIPTGRSTSISFRAAVRNESSVSATGGTLRLVLPPYTRLDAGETADKPVPVLPPGGQSEAVWRLITDFPSVSGDTRICATVQTDRNDGLSCCATPRLLPAGSDGLETGCEAPDSLQLDAQRAQYLPAQFETCLEIRNTGPDTLDSGEVRIVLPTSGLERLSPAADTVAFVLAPGAAKRFCWTLRAVPQPRARFERLLLVVSRGGSTLAECERRIGVPATDAVAIGAVLATHPADTLHFNWTVDDFEGEASPTGSHTVFRVEGTVDGRQARGVTALLLPPDGITFDEGESAEKQADSAVLAQGLQDHIVWRMRAARAAEGATRTFVMSVRATNAHETRAETSLFVQGAPRTALLTLPRDVNARRGQRIVVPVSIDASRVGAISSYAVNITFDPALLAFAGLRQQGTLTADGWRGARVQLTVPTDPTRPAVLSLRDTALTLPIPRLRTGVFAELLFDAVYDGGVNGLDIAAADLRFLDTTTTAGESFTAGVNGSGYRAASELRLEYEHGRVLLTGDCLVPVRSAAEAEPLLAAPNPFTTSTRIDFRITRRGPIRLDILDALGRPVHMAVEGVYDAGRHRIVFDAGTLPGGMYRCRLAGPDGIHETAVLLIR, encoded by the coding sequence ATGCTGTTCCTGGTCGCACTCTGTCTCCTTGCCTGCAGTGCCGTATCGTTTGCGCAGCCGGTGCTCTCGCTTCGAGGGCTCGGATTGAACTGGCCCTCGATCCGCATCGATTTCTCCGTGAAGTGCAAGGGCGTCTGGACCCATGCCTTCGACAAAACACGCTTCCGTGTGTTTGAAGACAGCGTCGACATGGGTGAGTTCGAGCTGCGCTGCCCCGACGGCACGGCCCGCTGCGGCGTTGTTGCTGCGCTCGTGCTCGATGCGAGCGGAAGCATGGGCGGGGAGAAAAACATGTACGCCCGCATCGCGGCGGGCAACTTCATCGAGAACATGGACGGTGTTCAGGACCGTGCCGCGGTGATCTGGTTCCAAAGCCGGGATACGCTGGTGCAGCCCCTCACTTCGGACAAACTCCTGTTGAAGGCGGCGGTCGACAGCCTGCCCGCCGCTGGTACAACGGCCGTGTGGGATGCGACCTGGAAGGCCATTACCGAACTCGTGAACAACGGCAGCGGGTACGACACCTGCGGCGCGGTAATCGTGCTGACCGACGGCAACGACAATGCAAGCGTGCGCACCCTGGGCGAAGTGGCCGCCTACGCTGTCTCACGGCGTATGCGTGTGATCACCGTGGGTATCGGAGCCGACGTGAACGATGTAGCGCTCAACTACCTTGCGACCGCCACGGGGGGTGTGTTCCATCATGTTCAAAACGCAGATCAACTGCCCGGAGTGTACGAAGACATTTTTATGGACGTGGCCGGCATTGAGGCGTGCGAGATCGTCTACCGCTCCGCCTGCGCCGACGGCACGCTCCGTACAGTCGAATTACGCATCGAAAATTTCTGCGGCGGATCGGACAGGAAGACGTGGACGTTTCGAGCGCCGGTCGACGGGGCTCCCGCAATTCCGATAGAGGTGCAGCCACGCGGCGGCACAGTGAAGGAGGGCGACACGCTTGTTGTTCCGGTCGATCTGCTCACTCCGCTCGCACAGGCGCCGTTCCCCGTATCGGAAGTAACGATCCGCTACGACACAACACTGTTGCGGTATGTGGGCATCGCCTCGCGGGAAGGGTGCCTGTTAAAAAATGCGGAGCTTGTTTCGACCACACTGGGTGACGCGGTGATTGTGAACACGCGCAAAAAAGTGATGGTCGAAGGAAGCGGCACCATGTTCCGGCTCGCTTTTGTGGGCAGGGAACAGGATCAGACGCGTTGCGCACCGCTGTCGGTAAATGCCTGGACGTTCACAGCCGGATGTCTCGCGGCCAGGACGGGGTCTGCCGAAATCTGCGTCGAAACAAAGCGGCCGAGCGTGCGCTGCACCATCGACGCTCCAGCCGTCCTGGTATGGGACGCATCCCTGCGGCGGTATAGCCCCGACACCGTCACACTCGTCGCGCACTACACAAATACGGGCGAGAAGGTGTTGCGCTCGGCGCGCTTCCTTCTCGAAGCAGCGCCGGATGCCTTCGAGATACTGTCGCCGGCATCGTTGACACAGATGCTGCCCGGAGGCGACCTCGCCGTCGGCGACACGGCCACGATACGATGGCTCGTGCGAGCCCTGCCGCGCGCATCCCTCGATTCGCTCGCCTTGTGTGTACGCGGCCAGTTCGGCAATCATCCCGACATCGTGTGCTGCACTCGCGTGATCGTGCCCGATGCCGACGCGGGTATCCGTTGCTCGGTCAGTGCACCGGTTCTTGTGGCCGACACAGTGCGACGGCGTTACGATCCCACTCCCACATCCGTCGTTGTGACAGTGCGGAATGAAGGCGGACGTGACACGGACACCATCCGCGTAGTCCTCGAGCTGCCCGCATCCATCACGCCGTACACAACGGTCGATCACCCGGTGGGTCTGCTTACACCGCCGGTCCTTCGACGTGGCGAGAGCGGCGTATTTATCATGCGTGCGCGTATCGCCGCCGAGCCGCGCGGCGCAACACTCCGCTTTTTCTCGCGGGCGATACAAGGCCGCGACACCTCCGTCTGCGCAACAAATCTCGACGTCCCGCCTCTGCATGCGCCGAAGCTATTTCCCTCCTGCGAAGTGCCCCTCGCTCTGCCGGTCGATTCCATGCGCGGCGTCTATATGTCCGACACGTTTGATGTAACACTGTCGCTAGTCAATCCGGGCGACCGGACAGCAACTCGGATTGTCGCCCTTCTTCTTCCTCCTCCGGGTGTCGTATTAGCCGATGCCGCGCAAACACTTCGGCGTAATGCCGTCCCCGCGTCCCTGACTCCGCGCAGCACCGGGGGCGGGGAAGCCCGCATCACCTGGCGTGTCGCATACACGCGCAGGCCTACCGACACAACGGCGCTGCAATTCGGCTGGATGGTCTGGGGCGAGGATGCGTACGGCGCGCCGACGGACACGGCGTACACCTCCTGCTCTACCATCGCGCCTCCGCTTCCGGAGCGCCTGCGTTGCACGCTTGCGTCTTCCGTCACCGACTTTGTCATGGATTCCGGAACAGTCAGCATCGATCCGGCACAATTTCTTTTGACCGCAAGACTCGCAAACGGCACCGCGCAGCCGCTCCGTGATGTCCGCGTCACCGTGCGTCCCACAGCCGCGGGTGGATCCGATCCCTTCGAAGCGGATCCGGCGGCAGGGGACACGTCCGCCACACGAACCATTCCAATTCTGTTCCCTGGTGAGTCGCGTGAATGTGTCTGGAATCTGCGTACCCGCTCTTCATTTCTTTCACCGGCCGCCACATCGGTCGAGTATACTCTCGACATCAGTGTCGACGGTCAGGTTTCGGATTTCGGGAAATGTGCAACACAGATAGTGATACGCGGCTCGGACGGCCGCGCGCCACAATTGTCCTGTTCCCTGACCGTGCCCGACACGGTGCGCTACGACGACACGGGGTATGTGCCGCTCCCCATTCCGGTGCAGGTACGATTGAGAAACACGGGAGGCGCGATCGCCCGCTCCACACATGTGTATCTTCTGCAGGGCGCCCTCTTCACCGCCGCATCACCTGCCGATATCGCGGTGGGGGATCTGCCGGGCGGCAGTGAAATGGATTCGACGCTCTCACCACGTTTCCTGCTTGTACCGCAAGCGGTCGACACGCCGACGATCGACACGGTACGCGTGCTTGTCGTGTCGCCCGACGCGGCACCAGCATACTGCTCGGCCGTGCTTGTTGTGCAGCGGCGGCGTGTGCCGCGCTTGCAACTCGTGTGTGCAGTATCACCCGACACCGCGCGCACAGGCCGAGGAACTGCGGGGTCCGGCCCCGACACAGTGCGGGTGACCGCGACACTCGTGAATACGGGAGACGCCCCGGCATACGACTGCCGGCTGACGGCCAGCGCGGGCGGACACCTCCTTCCGCTCGATGCAGTTTCACCACGACAGACTCCCATGCTGCTGCCGAACGCGCGCGTAACATTCACCTGGTTTTTTGCGCCGCTCGACGGAGAGGGCATCGTCACCGACACGATTCGCATCGGCGCCATTGCGCGGGATCTTCCCGCAACACATACCACGGATGACTGGTGCACAGCCGCTGTGACCCTTGAACGCGGCGTTGCGTCTGTGCTGAAACTTGCATGCAGCGCACCCGACACAATCCCGACCGGCCGCAGCACGTCCATCAGCTTTCGCGCCGCGGTGCGGAATGAGAGCAGCGTGTCCGCGACAGGCGGTACACTGCGGCTCGTATTGCCGCCGTACACACGACTCGATGCGGGCGAGACGGCGGACAAGCCCGTGCCCGTCCTGCCGCCAGGCGGACAGAGTGAGGCCGTGTGGCGGCTTATCACCGATTTCCCCTCCGTCTCGGGAGACACAAGAATCTGCGCCACAGTGCAGACGGATAGAAACGACGGTCTTTCGTGCTGCGCAACGCCGCGCCTGCTTCCCGCAGGATCGGACGGCCTTGAAACAGGATGCGAGGCGCCGGATTCGCTGCAACTCGACGCCCAGCGCGCGCAGTACCTCCCCGCACAATTCGAGACGTGCCTGGAAATCCGGAATACAGGACCCGATACTCTTGATTCCGGCGAGGTGCGGATTGTTCTTCCAACAAGCGGTCTCGAACGGCTCTCTCCCGCCGCCGATACCGTGGCGTTTGTGCTGGCTCCCGGCGCGGCGAAGCGGTTCTGTTGGACGCTGCGCGCCGTGCCGCAGCCGCGCGCGCGTTTCGAGCGACTGCTGCTCGTCGTTTCCCGCGGCGGAAGCACTCTTGCGGAATGCGAGCGCCGAATAGGCGTCCCGGCCACCGATGCCGTGGCGATCGGGGCGGTTCTGGCGACACACCCTGCCGATACGCTTCATTTCAACTGGACGGTGGACGACTTTGAAGGAGAGGCCTCTCCAACGGGTTCTCACACGGTGTTCCGCGTCGAGGGCACTGTGGACGGACGGCAGGCACGCGGGGTTACCGCCCTGCTGCTGCCTCCCGACGGCATCACCTTCGACGAGGGCGAGTCCGCAGAGAAACAAGCCGACTCGGCTGTTCTTGCGCAGGGACTGCAGGATCACATCGTGTGGCGCATGCGGGCCGCGCGTGCCGCCGAGGGTGCGACACGCACATTCGTGATGTCGGTGCGCGCGACAAACGCACACGAGACGCGGGCGGAAACATCCTTGTTCGTGCAGGGCGCGCCGCGGACGGCGCTGTTGACGCTGCCGCGCGACGTGAACGCGAGACGGGGACAGCGGATCGTGGTTCCCGTGTCCATCGACGCATCCCGCGTCGGCGCCATTTCGTCGTATGCGGTGAACATCACGTTCGATCCCGCGCTGCTCGCCTTCGCGGGTCTGCGACAGCAGGGCACACTCACAGCGGACGGGTGGCGTGGCGCGCGCGTGCAACTGACAGTGCCGACGGATCCAACGCGGCCCGCAGTGCTGTCACTTCGAGACACGGCGTTGACGCTCCCCATCCCGCGCCTGCGCACAGGCGTGTTTGCGGAATTGTTGTTTGATGCCGTGTACGACGGCGGTGTGAACGGACTCGATATTGCGGCAGCGGATCTGCGTTTTCTCGATACCACGACGACGGCGGGCGAGTCGTTCACCGCGGGGGTGAACGGATCGGGCTACCGCGCTGCGAGCGAGTTGCGGCTCGAGTATGAACACGGCCGCGTTCTTCTCACAGGTGACTGCCTCGTTCCCGTGCGCAGCGCGGCGGAGGCGGAACCGCTGCTGGCCGCTCCGAATCCATTCACCACATCAACACGCATCGATTTTCGTATCACACGCCGAGGCCCTATTCGTCTCGACATTCTCGACGCGCTGGGAAGGCCGGTACATATGGCCGTTGAAGGCGTGTATGATGCGGGCAGGCACCGTATCGTTTTCGACGCAGGCACACTGCCGGGAGGCATGTACCGGTGCCGGCTCGCGGGTCCTGATGGTATACACGAAACAGCGGTGCTACTTATACGCTGA